The genomic region ACCAATCTCAGGTCCAATCGTTGGAATCGTCGAAGGATTTGATTATTGGCGAAAACCGTAGTCTAGCAGAGACAAACTTGAATTTTGAACCAAAGATGGTCGAGCTGCGTTCACGCGTGCAGGAGCTGGCCGAGGAATGTCGCACATTGGGCGAATCGGTGAAGGAGAAGTCCACACAGCTCGGTAAGTGTCGCGGTTGCGTTAATGTAAAGCCGCAAACCCTCACACGAActcttgtttcttgttttagCTTCAAAGTCCGAAAAGAACAATGCTGAAACGGTGCTCGCTCTACTGCAGACAGCAGCGGCGGAAAGCGAAGAGGAGTCGGAAAAGATCGTGAAACAGCTGCTCGATAGCGAGCTGACAGTCGACGCGTATGTGGAGCAGTTTATGAGCATTCGTAAGCTGATGCACAGCAGAAAGCTGAAGGCGGAGAAGATGACGGAATTGCTGCGAAGCAACAGACACACCACTCAAAGATTTGATGCGGGATACGGTCCCTCCTCGATGCCATACCCAGCGTCGGAGCCTGCCCGTCCCGGTAGTTTCTACGTACCGCCGGGCATGGCGGCTCCCAGCACCGCGGTGCCCTATCCGGTGGGGCCATCCTCGATGCCGATGCCGATGGCAATGTTTCGACCTCCCCAATTCTAAGGCAAAGTACGATGTGGatgtggatgtgtgtatgCCTTTACTACAGAGAAACTGCCTCCACCGCGATGGGTGCAGTAAAAACTTCGTTGGCTCAACTGGACGAGCACGTCTGTTGCCGCGGGGCTGGTGAGCCATCGAACAAAATGCTTTACAGATTGTTCTAAACGCTCAACGAAGATTAGGGCCATACAAGCTAGGTACGGATAGGTTTCCACTGTGACACTGCAGAGTTTAATTTGTTAAGTTAAAACGATAGAAATGTGCAGATATGACCGATTTGAAGCGAACGTTTGAGCGCCTGCCAAACAGGCTGACCTTTGtgcgtaaaataaatatatatactaCAAAGTTTAATCTAACGGCAGTGATTAAAGCTTTTTTTATGTGCACTAGTGTGTGGAATTGCATTGT from Anopheles merus strain MAF unplaced genomic scaffold, AmerM5.1 LNR4000390, whole genome shotgun sequence harbors:
- the LOC121602283 gene encoding vacuolar protein sorting-associated protein 37B-like → MYQPYLQQAVQSLQTLSSDELRQLLEDDEKLDERVNEAVQSLESSKDLIIGENRSLAETNLNFEPKMVELRSRVQELAEECRTLGESVKEKSTQLASKSEKNNAETVLALLQTAAAESEEESEKIVKQLLDSELTVDAYVEQFMSIRKLMHSRKLKAEKMTELLRSNRHTTQRFDAGYGPSSMPYPASEPARPGSFYVPPGMAAPSTAVPYPVGPSSMPMPMAMFRPPQF